In Aptenodytes patagonicus chromosome 6, bAptPat1.pri.cur, whole genome shotgun sequence, one genomic interval encodes:
- the SPC25 gene encoding kinetochore protein Spc25, translated as MANIKTEDEIILFEREMKEFWTKLKSIYGTEQINQTLALRDSCKESIKALSEKWSKKLKEGDLMIDKIKEYSNEILQQSQHISENQEHLTEIKSNLNQEEEQKKDLTNSIQELKEELMKKKEIISSKNKAAKERVERLCKSKVLFEERLGLEIRRIHNEQLQFIFRHIDHKDPDKPYVFTLSINEQGDYEVTSCTPPLDCIAELQLKVRETNNFSAFVANIRKAFTALSYK; from the exons ATGGCTAATATAAAGACAGAAGATGAAATAATCCtctttgaaagagaaatgaaagagtTTTGGAccaaattaaaaagcatttatggCACTGAACAGATCAATCAGACTTTAGCACTGAGAGATTCATGCAAGGAGTCCATAAAAGCGCTTTCAG AGAAATGGTCCAAGAAGCTGAAAGAAGGGGACCTGATGATTGATAAAATTAAGGAGTATAGCAATG AGATTCTCCAGCAGAGCCAACACATATCAGAAAATCAAGAGCAtttgacagaaataaaatctaaccTAAATCAAGAAGAAGAGCAAAAGAAGGACTTGACTAACAGCATCCAAGAGCTTAAAGAAGAGttgatgaagaaaaaggaaa TAATATCTTCTAAAAACAAAGCCGCTAAGGAGAGAGTGGAACGGCTATGCAAGTCTAAAGTATTGTTTGAAGAGCGGCTTGGACTGGAGATACGCAGAATTCACA ATGAACAATTACAGTTTATATTCAGACACATCGACCACAAAGATCCTGACAAGCCATATGTGTTTACCCTTTCCATAAATGAACAGGGAGATTATGAAG TGACTTCCTGTACTCCTCCTCTGGACTGTATAGCAGAGCTCCAGCTCAAAGTGAGAGAAACTaacaatttttctgcatttgttgccAACATCAGAAAAGCTTTCACTGCTTTATCTTATAAATAG